In one Sesamum indicum cultivar Zhongzhi No. 13 linkage group LG12, S_indicum_v1.0, whole genome shotgun sequence genomic region, the following are encoded:
- the LOC105175543 gene encoding uncharacterized protein LOC105175543, which yields MGRVPINHRILTCNGRETEFSGEPAINLSDDTVFQFLSEECEGLSPASSIDDNEDDEEKENQNENENGGSEDGKFWETQHQLLQSIICRTTSLESRIRSITKEAVNEAQESGNVCACGRPFDDDNGCRKCLMQVVCRRLQNSGFNTAICKSKWRSSPDIPSGEHTFLDVVDNSNPKKGEVRVIIELNFRAEFEMARANEEYNKLVKRLPEIFVGKIERLLSLLKIVCAAAKKCMKEKKMHMGPWRKHRYMQAKWLRTCERSAAAPPLSSEHSGPPARPRRSMLTLDMMEKENFSSLHRPAVEVV from the exons ATGGGTAGAGTTCCCATAAACCACCGGATTCTGACTTGCAACGGCCGGGAGACGGAGTTCTCCGGCGAACCGGCGATAAACTTATCCGACGACACCGTTTTCCAGTTCCTCAGTGAAGAATGTGAGGGGTTGTCGCCGGCGAGTAGCATCGATGATAACGAAGATGATGAAGAGAAGGAAAACCAGAATGAAAACGAAAACGGAGGCTCTGAAGACGGCAAATTCTGGGAAACTCAACATCAGTTGTTGCAA TCGATAATATGCAGAACAACCTCTCTAGAGTCAAGAATCAGAAGTATCACTAAGGAAGCAGTGAACGAAGCACAAGAATCCGGCAACGTGTGCGCCTGCGGTAGACCATTTGACGACGACAATGGTTGCCGGAAATGTCTAATGCAGGTGGTTTGCCGACGTCTCCAGAATTCAGGCTTTAATACTGCAATTTGCAAGTCCAAGTGGAGGAGTTCACCCGATATTCCCTCAG GGGAACACACGTTTTTGGATGTAGTGGACAACTCAAATCCCAAGAAAGGAGAAGTGCGAGTAATAATTGAGTTGAATTTTCGGGCCGAATTCGAGATGGCCCGAGCCAACGAAGAGTACAACAAGCTGGTCAAGAGGCTGCCAGAAATATTCGTGGGGAAAATCGAAAGACTGTTGAGCTTATTAAAGATTGTGTGCGCAGCCGCGAAGAAGTGCatgaaggagaaaaaaatgcacatgGGCCCGTGGAGAAAGCACCGGTACATGCAAGCTAAGTGGCTTAGGACTTGTGAGCGGTCGGCTGCCGCTCCGCCGTTGTCGTCAGAGCACTCGGGCCCCCCAGCTCGGCCAAGAAGATCCATGCTCACCCTTGACATGATGGAAAAGGAAAACTTCTCCAGTTTGCATAGACCTGCGGTTGAAGTGGTGTAA
- the LOC105175542 gene encoding L-type lectin-domain containing receptor kinase VII.1-like has product MKKQRTPQLLLCLFTAILAIPLNSALDFLFNGFGPSDVSLYGNATIESRILTLTNDTTFSIGRALYPSKIPTKQPNSSLVLPFSTSFIFAMAPYEGRLPGHGIVFLFVPHDGIQGASSAQHLGLFNFTNNGNPNNHVFGVEFDVFKNEEFQDINANHVGVDVNSLNSVSAYEAGYWPDSHRRKEDGSPDENSFKKLTLNNGKNFQVWIDYADDIVNVTMAPVGIKRPNQPLLSVSVNLSQVLEDEMYVGFTAATGALIESHKILAWSFSNTNVSLSEMLITRGLPSFELPGTPIHRTEGFIAGLTLGVLVLVGTGSFVAFLLIRRNRRIRKDREKMEDWEFEYWPHRITYQEIESATKNFSEENVIGIGGNGEVYKGSFPGGSEVAVKRISHANSEGIRAFLAEISSLGRLKHRNLVGLRGWCKKEKGSLILVYDYMENGSLDQRVFECDESKMLSCEDRIRILKQVASGILYLHYGWERKVLHRDIKASNVLLDKEMNARLGDFGLAKMHDHDKVAGTTRVVGTVGYLAPEIVKSGKASTQTDVFGYGVLVLEVMCGRRPIEEGKPPLVEWVWELLRRGELLNVVDTRLRDRGVDTEEVERVLHLGLLCAHPDPNARPTMRQVVKLFEGNTEVDELEGEDMDMYLLERMKTDEIWSIYPQSFSSGSSSHPTFEEIRRGLSTSMSLSWSNTNIVEGPELRGSGNGRADVHMQIS; this is encoded by the exons ATGAAGAAACAACGAACCCCTCAACTTCTGCTATGCCTATTCACTGCAATTCTTGCTATCCCACTCAATTCCGCCCTCGATTTTCTCTTCAATGGCTTCGGCCCCTCTGATGTATCACTCTACGGCAACGCCACAATCGAATCCCGCATTCTTACACTAACTAATGACACGACTTTCTCCATCGGACGTGCCCTTTATCCTTCCAAGATCCCCACGAAGCAGCCCAATTCATCACTCGTTCTTCCGTTTTCaacttctttcatttttgccATGGCGCCTTACGAGGGCAGGCTCCCTGGACACGGCAtcgttttcttgtttgtgcCGCATGACGGAATCCAAGGTGCCAGCTCAGCTCAACACTTGGGCCTGTTCAACTTCACAAATAACGGGAATCCTAATAACCATGTATTCGGTGTTGAGTTTGATGTTTTCAAGAACGAAGAGTTTCAGGATATTAATGCTAATCATGTCGGTGTTGATGTGAACTCACTCAATTCCGTAAGCGCTTATGAAGCGGGCTATTGGCCTGATAGTCACCGGAGGAAAGAGGACGGCAGCCCTGATGAGAACTCCTTCAAGAAATTGACTCTTAATAATGGGAAGAATTTCCAAGTATGGATTGATTATGCCGACGATATTGTTAATGTCACTATGGCGCCTGTGGGGATAAAAAGGCCTAATCAACCGTTGTTGAGCGTTTCTGTTAATCTTTCACAAGTTCTTGAGGATGAAATGTACGTGGGATTCACTGCAGCCACTGGAGCTTTGATTGAAAGTCACAAGATTTTAGCTTGGAGCTTTAGCAATACAAATGTTTCGCTTAGCGAGATGTTGATCACAAGGGGTTTGCCTTCGTTCGAGCTCCCCGGGACTCCAATTCATAGAACCGAAGGTTTTATTGCGGGCTTGACACTGGGTGTTTTGGTTTTAGTCGGTACCGGttcttttgttgctttcttgtTGATCAGAAGGAATAGGAGAATTAGAAAGGACAGGGAGAAAATGGAAGATTGGGAATTTGAGTATTGGCCTCATAGAATCACTTATCAAGAAATTGAATCAGCAACTAAGAACTTTTcagaagaaaatgtaattgGTATTGGTGGAAACGGGGAAGTCTACAAAGGGTCATTTCCTGGAGGATCAGAGGTCGCAGTGAAGCGCATTTCTCATGCGAACAGTGAAGGGATAAGAGCATTCTTGGCTGAAATATCAAGCTTGGGAAGATTAAAGCACCGGAATTTGGTGGGATTGAGAGGTTGGTGCAAAAAAGAGAAGGGCAGCCTAATTTTGGTATATGACTACATGGAAAACGGAAGTCTTGACCAGAGGGTGTTTGAATGTGATGAGAGCAAGATGCTGAGTTGTGAAGACAGAATCAGAATTTTAAAGCAAGTAGCTTCCGGAATCCTGTATTTGCATTATGGATGGGAGCGCAAGGTGCTACACAGAGACATTAAGGCCAGCAACGTGCTGCTCGATAAAGAAATGAATGCAAGGCTAGGTGATTTCGGGTTAGCCAAGATGCATGACCATGATAAGGTGGCTGGGACTACACGCGTGGTGGGAACGGTCGGGTACTTAGCGCCGGAGATTGTGAAGAGCGGGAAGGCATCAACGCAAACCGACGTGTTTGGCTATGGGGTCTTGGTTTTGGAGGTCATGTGTGGTAGAAGACCGATAGAAGAAGGCAAGCCACCATTGGTAGAGTGGGTATGGGAGCTCTTGAGAAGAGGTGAATTGCTTAATGTGGTTGACACACGATTAAGAGATAGAGGAGTTGATACAGAGGAAGTGGAGAGAGTGCTTCATTTAGGCCTGTTATGTGCGCATCCGGACCCCAACGCCAGGCCGACAATGAGACAAGTAGTGAAATTGTTTGAAGGGAATACTGAGGTTGATGAGTTGGAAGGGGAGGATATGGACATGTATCTCCTAGAAAGGATGAAAACAGACGAAATATGGTCTATATATCCTCAGAGCTTTAGCAGTGGTTCTAGTTCACATCCAACGTTTGAAGAGATTAGACGGGGATTGTCCACTTCAATGTCACTCTCTTGGTCCAATACCAATATTGTAGAGG GGCCTGAATTGCGTGGGAGTGGAAATGGACGTGCTGATGTTCATATGCAGATCTCATAG